A section of the Capra hircus breed San Clemente chromosome 23, ASM170441v1, whole genome shotgun sequence genome encodes:
- the ADGRF2 gene encoding adhesion G-protein coupled receptor F2 isoform X5, with the protein MGFLCRQKKWRKVTDTCRTLTAFNIFEADLNSVQTFGGSKISEYTNKPETITDLLMEKCPQDLSCVIRNIQKSPRIPGNIAVIVQLLHNISTVPMTDVDEAKMQSYSIIANHILNSKSISNWTFIPERNSSCVLLHSINSFARKLFVNKHPIDIADTFIHTVGTILSRDNAGKNFTFSMRVNDTSDMVTGKVLISREELQEVPSPSQAVSIAFPTLGAILEASVLESITVNGLVLSVILPKELEKISLIFEKISKSEDRTAQCVGWHSLEGRWDRKVCQMIEENSQQAVCNCSPSKAFTSFSILMAPHVLQSPILIYITYIGLGVSICSLILCLSIEALVWGQVTKTEISYLRHVCIANIATTLLMADVWFVVASFLSGPTKHHSACVAATFFVHFFYLSVFFWMLAKALLILYGILIVFHTLPKSVLVAALFAVGYGGPLLIAAITVAATEPGNGYLRPEACWLNWDMTKALLAFVVPALAIVVVNLVTVTLVIVKTRRAAMGSSMFQEVRAIVRISKNIAILTPLLGLTWGFGIATVLNDGSLACHIIFSLLNAFQGFFILVFGTILDPKIRDALKDRINSAQWISRISENVSSDFSRHPTKVPR; encoded by the exons ATGGGGTTTTTATGCAGGCAAAAGAAATGGCGCAAAGTCACTGACACCTGCCGTACTCTCACTGCCTTCAACATCTTCGAG GCAGATTTAAATTCGGTTCAAACATTTGGAGGATCAAAAATAAGCGAATATACCAACAAGCCTGAGACTATTACAGATTTGTTAATGGAAAAGTGTCCGCAGGATCTGTCCTGCGTGATTAGGAACATTCAGAAGTCTCCCCGGATTCCGGGAAACATTGCTGTGATTGTGCAACTCTTACACAACATCTCCACTGTGCCAATGACGGATGTTGATGAGGCAAAGATGCAG AGTTACAGCATCATAGCCAACCACATTCTAAATAGCAAAAGCATCTCAAACTGGACCTTCATCCCCGAAAGAAACAGCAGCTGTGTCCTGCTACATTCAATCAATTCCTTCGCAAGAAAGCTATTTGTCAATAAGCATCCCATTGACATAGCAGATACTTTCATTCACACGGTGGGCACCATCCTCTCTAGAGACAATGCCGGAAAGAATTTCACCTTTTCAATGAGAGTTAACGACACCAGCGACATGGTCACGGGGAAGGTGTTGATCAGTAGAGAGGAACTTCAGGAGGTGCCTTCTCCTTCTCAGGCCGTCAGCATCGCATTTCCAACTCTGGGGGCCATCTTAGAAGCCAGTGTTTTGGAAAGCATCACCGTGAATGGGCTTGTCCTGTCTGTCATTCTGCCCAAGGAGCTTGAAAAAATCTCACTGATTTTTGAAAAGATCAGCAAGTCAGAGGACAGGACGGCACAGTGTGTAGGCTGGCACTCCTTAGAGGGCAGATGGGATCGCAAGGTCTGCCAGATGATTGAGGAGAACTCCCAGCAGGCGGTCTGCAATTGTAGCCCGAGCAAGGCGTTTACCTCTTTCTCGATTCTGATGGCACCCCACGTCTTGCAGAGCCCCATCCTGATTTACATCACGTACATAGGCCTGGGTGTTTCTATTTGCAGCTTGATCCTCTGCTTGTCCATCGAGGCCTTGGTCTGGGGCCAGGTGACGAAGACAGAGATCTCATACTTACGCCACGTGTGCATTGCTAACATTGCGACCACCTTACTGATGGCTGATGTGTGGTTCGTCGTGGCTTCCTTTCTCAGCGGTCCAACGAAGCACCACAGCGCATGCGTGGCAGCAACCTTTTTTGTTCACTTCTTTTacctttctgtgtttttctggATGCTCGCCAAGGCACTCCTCATCCTCTACGGAATCCTGATAGTCTTCCATACATTGCCCAAGTCCGTCCTGGTGGCAGCTCTCTTTGCAGTGGGCTACGGGGGCCCTTTGCTCATCGCTGCTATCACGGTCGCTGCCACTGAGCCTGGCAACGGTTATCTCCGGCCTGAGGCCTGTTGGCTCAACTGGGACATGACCAAGGCCCTTCTGGCTTTTGTGGTTCCGGCTCTGGCCATAGTGGTTGTCAACCTGGTCACAGTCACACTGGTGATTGTCAAGACCCGGCGAGCGGCCATGGGCAGTTCCATGTTCCAGGAAGTGAGGGCCATCGTGAGGATCAGTAAAAACATTGCCATCCTCACGCCACTGCTGGGACTGACCTGGGGATTCGGCATAGCCACGGTCCTCAATGACGGCTCGCTGGCGTGCCACATCATCTTCTCCCTGCTCAACGCCTTCCAG GGCTTCTTCATCCTGGTGTTTGGAACAATCCTGGATCCGAAG ATAAGAGATGCCTTAAAGGATCGAATAAACTCTGCACAGTGGATCTCCAGGATATCAGAG AACGTCTCTTCTGATTTCTCTCGTCACCCCACCAAAGTGCCACGCTAG
- the ADGRF2 gene encoding adhesion G-protein coupled receptor F2 isoform X4, whose translation MPGECHGTCVDNSYCSQPCPPDTPGDMGFLCRQKKWRKVTDTCRTLTAFNIFEADLNSVQTFGGSKISEYTNKPETITDLLMEKCPQDLSCVIRNIQKSPRIPGNIAVIVQLLHNISTVPMTDVDEAKMQSYSIIANHILNSKSISNWTFIPERNSSCVLLHSINSFARKLFVNKHPIDIADTFIHTVGTILSRDNAGKNFTFSMRVNDTSDMVTGKVLISREELQEVPSPSQAVSIAFPTLGAILEASVLESITVNGLVLSVILPKELEKISLIFEKISKSEDRTAQCVGWHSLEGRWDRKVCQMIEENSQQAVCNCSPSKAFTSFSILMAPHVLQSPILIYITYIGLGVSICSLILCLSIEALVWGQVTKTEISYLRHVCIANIATTLLMADVWFVVASFLSGPTKHHSACVAATFFVHFFYLSVFFWMLAKALLILYGILIVFHTLPKSVLVAALFAVGYGGPLLIAAITVAATEPGNGYLRPEACWLNWDMTKALLAFVVPALAIVVVNLVTVTLVIVKTRRAAMGSSMFQEVRAIVRISKNIAILTPLLGLTWGFGIATVLNDGSLACHIIFSLLNAFQGFFILVFGTILDPKIRDALKDRINSAQWISRISENVSSDFSRHPTKVPR comes from the exons ATGCCAG GTGAATGCCATGGCACTTGTGTGGACAATTCCTACTGCAGCCAACCTTGCCCTCCAGACACTCCCGGGGATATGGGGTTTTTATGCAGGCAAAAGAAATGGCGCAAAGTCACTGACACCTGCCGTACTCTCACTGCCTTCAACATCTTCGAG GCAGATTTAAATTCGGTTCAAACATTTGGAGGATCAAAAATAAGCGAATATACCAACAAGCCTGAGACTATTACAGATTTGTTAATGGAAAAGTGTCCGCAGGATCTGTCCTGCGTGATTAGGAACATTCAGAAGTCTCCCCGGATTCCGGGAAACATTGCTGTGATTGTGCAACTCTTACACAACATCTCCACTGTGCCAATGACGGATGTTGATGAGGCAAAGATGCAG AGTTACAGCATCATAGCCAACCACATTCTAAATAGCAAAAGCATCTCAAACTGGACCTTCATCCCCGAAAGAAACAGCAGCTGTGTCCTGCTACATTCAATCAATTCCTTCGCAAGAAAGCTATTTGTCAATAAGCATCCCATTGACATAGCAGATACTTTCATTCACACGGTGGGCACCATCCTCTCTAGAGACAATGCCGGAAAGAATTTCACCTTTTCAATGAGAGTTAACGACACCAGCGACATGGTCACGGGGAAGGTGTTGATCAGTAGAGAGGAACTTCAGGAGGTGCCTTCTCCTTCTCAGGCCGTCAGCATCGCATTTCCAACTCTGGGGGCCATCTTAGAAGCCAGTGTTTTGGAAAGCATCACCGTGAATGGGCTTGTCCTGTCTGTCATTCTGCCCAAGGAGCTTGAAAAAATCTCACTGATTTTTGAAAAGATCAGCAAGTCAGAGGACAGGACGGCACAGTGTGTAGGCTGGCACTCCTTAGAGGGCAGATGGGATCGCAAGGTCTGCCAGATGATTGAGGAGAACTCCCAGCAGGCGGTCTGCAATTGTAGCCCGAGCAAGGCGTTTACCTCTTTCTCGATTCTGATGGCACCCCACGTCTTGCAGAGCCCCATCCTGATTTACATCACGTACATAGGCCTGGGTGTTTCTATTTGCAGCTTGATCCTCTGCTTGTCCATCGAGGCCTTGGTCTGGGGCCAGGTGACGAAGACAGAGATCTCATACTTACGCCACGTGTGCATTGCTAACATTGCGACCACCTTACTGATGGCTGATGTGTGGTTCGTCGTGGCTTCCTTTCTCAGCGGTCCAACGAAGCACCACAGCGCATGCGTGGCAGCAACCTTTTTTGTTCACTTCTTTTacctttctgtgtttttctggATGCTCGCCAAGGCACTCCTCATCCTCTACGGAATCCTGATAGTCTTCCATACATTGCCCAAGTCCGTCCTGGTGGCAGCTCTCTTTGCAGTGGGCTACGGGGGCCCTTTGCTCATCGCTGCTATCACGGTCGCTGCCACTGAGCCTGGCAACGGTTATCTCCGGCCTGAGGCCTGTTGGCTCAACTGGGACATGACCAAGGCCCTTCTGGCTTTTGTGGTTCCGGCTCTGGCCATAGTGGTTGTCAACCTGGTCACAGTCACACTGGTGATTGTCAAGACCCGGCGAGCGGCCATGGGCAGTTCCATGTTCCAGGAAGTGAGGGCCATCGTGAGGATCAGTAAAAACATTGCCATCCTCACGCCACTGCTGGGACTGACCTGGGGATTCGGCATAGCCACGGTCCTCAATGACGGCTCGCTGGCGTGCCACATCATCTTCTCCCTGCTCAACGCCTTCCAG GGCTTCTTCATCCTGGTGTTTGGAACAATCCTGGATCCGAAG ATAAGAGATGCCTTAAAGGATCGAATAAACTCTGCACAGTGGATCTCCAGGATATCAGAG AACGTCTCTTCTGATTTCTCTCGTCACCCCACCAAAGTGCCACGCTAG
- the ADGRF2 gene encoding adhesion G-protein coupled receptor F2 isoform X3, which translates to MQRALNEAANKSKEQVSTRPHGECHGTCVDNSYCSQPCPPDTPGDMGFLCRQKKWRKVTDTCRTLTAFNIFEADLNSVQTFGGSKISEYTNKPETITDLLMEKCPQDLSCVIRNIQKSPRIPGNIAVIVQLLHNISTVPMTDVDEAKMQSYSIIANHILNSKSISNWTFIPERNSSCVLLHSINSFARKLFVNKHPIDIADTFIHTVGTILSRDNAGKNFTFSMRVNDTSDMVTGKVLISREELQEVPSPSQAVSIAFPTLGAILEASVLESITVNGLVLSVILPKELEKISLIFEKISKSEDRTAQCVGWHSLEGRWDRKVCQMIEENSQQAVCNCSPSKAFTSFSILMAPHVLQSPILIYITYIGLGVSICSLILCLSIEALVWGQVTKTEISYLRHVCIANIATTLLMADVWFVVASFLSGPTKHHSACVAATFFVHFFYLSVFFWMLAKALLILYGILIVFHTLPKSVLVAALFAVGYGGPLLIAAITVAATEPGNGYLRPEACWLNWDMTKALLAFVVPALAIVVVNLVTVTLVIVKTRRAAMGSSMFQEVRAIVRISKNIAILTPLLGLTWGFGIATVLNDGSLACHIIFSLLNAFQGFFILVFGTILDPKIRDALKDRINSAQWISRISENVSSDFSRHPTKVPR; encoded by the exons ATGCAAAGGGCTTTGAATGAG GCTGCCAACAAGAGCAAGGAGCAGGTGTCTACCAGGCCACACG GTGAATGCCATGGCACTTGTGTGGACAATTCCTACTGCAGCCAACCTTGCCCTCCAGACACTCCCGGGGATATGGGGTTTTTATGCAGGCAAAAGAAATGGCGCAAAGTCACTGACACCTGCCGTACTCTCACTGCCTTCAACATCTTCGAG GCAGATTTAAATTCGGTTCAAACATTTGGAGGATCAAAAATAAGCGAATATACCAACAAGCCTGAGACTATTACAGATTTGTTAATGGAAAAGTGTCCGCAGGATCTGTCCTGCGTGATTAGGAACATTCAGAAGTCTCCCCGGATTCCGGGAAACATTGCTGTGATTGTGCAACTCTTACACAACATCTCCACTGTGCCAATGACGGATGTTGATGAGGCAAAGATGCAG AGTTACAGCATCATAGCCAACCACATTCTAAATAGCAAAAGCATCTCAAACTGGACCTTCATCCCCGAAAGAAACAGCAGCTGTGTCCTGCTACATTCAATCAATTCCTTCGCAAGAAAGCTATTTGTCAATAAGCATCCCATTGACATAGCAGATACTTTCATTCACACGGTGGGCACCATCCTCTCTAGAGACAATGCCGGAAAGAATTTCACCTTTTCAATGAGAGTTAACGACACCAGCGACATGGTCACGGGGAAGGTGTTGATCAGTAGAGAGGAACTTCAGGAGGTGCCTTCTCCTTCTCAGGCCGTCAGCATCGCATTTCCAACTCTGGGGGCCATCTTAGAAGCCAGTGTTTTGGAAAGCATCACCGTGAATGGGCTTGTCCTGTCTGTCATTCTGCCCAAGGAGCTTGAAAAAATCTCACTGATTTTTGAAAAGATCAGCAAGTCAGAGGACAGGACGGCACAGTGTGTAGGCTGGCACTCCTTAGAGGGCAGATGGGATCGCAAGGTCTGCCAGATGATTGAGGAGAACTCCCAGCAGGCGGTCTGCAATTGTAGCCCGAGCAAGGCGTTTACCTCTTTCTCGATTCTGATGGCACCCCACGTCTTGCAGAGCCCCATCCTGATTTACATCACGTACATAGGCCTGGGTGTTTCTATTTGCAGCTTGATCCTCTGCTTGTCCATCGAGGCCTTGGTCTGGGGCCAGGTGACGAAGACAGAGATCTCATACTTACGCCACGTGTGCATTGCTAACATTGCGACCACCTTACTGATGGCTGATGTGTGGTTCGTCGTGGCTTCCTTTCTCAGCGGTCCAACGAAGCACCACAGCGCATGCGTGGCAGCAACCTTTTTTGTTCACTTCTTTTacctttctgtgtttttctggATGCTCGCCAAGGCACTCCTCATCCTCTACGGAATCCTGATAGTCTTCCATACATTGCCCAAGTCCGTCCTGGTGGCAGCTCTCTTTGCAGTGGGCTACGGGGGCCCTTTGCTCATCGCTGCTATCACGGTCGCTGCCACTGAGCCTGGCAACGGTTATCTCCGGCCTGAGGCCTGTTGGCTCAACTGGGACATGACCAAGGCCCTTCTGGCTTTTGTGGTTCCGGCTCTGGCCATAGTGGTTGTCAACCTGGTCACAGTCACACTGGTGATTGTCAAGACCCGGCGAGCGGCCATGGGCAGTTCCATGTTCCAGGAAGTGAGGGCCATCGTGAGGATCAGTAAAAACATTGCCATCCTCACGCCACTGCTGGGACTGACCTGGGGATTCGGCATAGCCACGGTCCTCAATGACGGCTCGCTGGCGTGCCACATCATCTTCTCCCTGCTCAACGCCTTCCAG GGCTTCTTCATCCTGGTGTTTGGAACAATCCTGGATCCGAAG ATAAGAGATGCCTTAAAGGATCGAATAAACTCTGCACAGTGGATCTCCAGGATATCAGAG AACGTCTCTTCTGATTTCTCTCGTCACCCCACCAAAGTGCCACGCTAG
- the ADGRF2 gene encoding adhesion G-protein coupled receptor F2 isoform X1, whose amino-acid sequence MLGVTCKTTAELEGYHSDCLHLPGPAGVHTCGILPERQLPKTMTQMLLLLLYGFVFLLATESCRTLCQAANKSKEQVSTRPHGECHGTCVDNSYCSQPCPPDTPGDMGFLCRQKKWRKVTDTCRTLTAFNIFEADLNSVQTFGGSKISEYTNKPETITDLLMEKCPQDLSCVIRNIQKSPRIPGNIAVIVQLLHNISTVPMTDVDEAKMQSYSIIANHILNSKSISNWTFIPERNSSCVLLHSINSFARKLFVNKHPIDIADTFIHTVGTILSRDNAGKNFTFSMRVNDTSDMVTGKVLISREELQEVPSPSQAVSIAFPTLGAILEASVLESITVNGLVLSVILPKELEKISLIFEKISKSEDRTAQCVGWHSLEGRWDRKVCQMIEENSQQAVCNCSPSKAFTSFSILMAPHVLQSPILIYITYIGLGVSICSLILCLSIEALVWGQVTKTEISYLRHVCIANIATTLLMADVWFVVASFLSGPTKHHSACVAATFFVHFFYLSVFFWMLAKALLILYGILIVFHTLPKSVLVAALFAVGYGGPLLIAAITVAATEPGNGYLRPEACWLNWDMTKALLAFVVPALAIVVVNLVTVTLVIVKTRRAAMGSSMFQEVRAIVRISKNIAILTPLLGLTWGFGIATVLNDGSLACHIIFSLLNAFQGFFILVFGTILDPKIRDALKDRINSAQWISRISENVSSDFSRHPTKVPR is encoded by the exons ATGCTAGGTGTTACATGCAAGACAACAGCAGAACTTGAAGGTTATCACAGCGATTGCCTGCACCTCCCAGGGCCAGCTGGTGTGCACACCTGCGGCATCCTG CCAGAAAGGCAACTGCCGAAGACGATGACTCAGATGCTTTTGCTCTTGCTGTACGGCTTCGTGTTTCTTTTGGCCACAGAGTCCTGCAGGACGTTATGCCAG GCTGCCAACAAGAGCAAGGAGCAGGTGTCTACCAGGCCACACG GTGAATGCCATGGCACTTGTGTGGACAATTCCTACTGCAGCCAACCTTGCCCTCCAGACACTCCCGGGGATATGGGGTTTTTATGCAGGCAAAAGAAATGGCGCAAAGTCACTGACACCTGCCGTACTCTCACTGCCTTCAACATCTTCGAG GCAGATTTAAATTCGGTTCAAACATTTGGAGGATCAAAAATAAGCGAATATACCAACAAGCCTGAGACTATTACAGATTTGTTAATGGAAAAGTGTCCGCAGGATCTGTCCTGCGTGATTAGGAACATTCAGAAGTCTCCCCGGATTCCGGGAAACATTGCTGTGATTGTGCAACTCTTACACAACATCTCCACTGTGCCAATGACGGATGTTGATGAGGCAAAGATGCAG AGTTACAGCATCATAGCCAACCACATTCTAAATAGCAAAAGCATCTCAAACTGGACCTTCATCCCCGAAAGAAACAGCAGCTGTGTCCTGCTACATTCAATCAATTCCTTCGCAAGAAAGCTATTTGTCAATAAGCATCCCATTGACATAGCAGATACTTTCATTCACACGGTGGGCACCATCCTCTCTAGAGACAATGCCGGAAAGAATTTCACCTTTTCAATGAGAGTTAACGACACCAGCGACATGGTCACGGGGAAGGTGTTGATCAGTAGAGAGGAACTTCAGGAGGTGCCTTCTCCTTCTCAGGCCGTCAGCATCGCATTTCCAACTCTGGGGGCCATCTTAGAAGCCAGTGTTTTGGAAAGCATCACCGTGAATGGGCTTGTCCTGTCTGTCATTCTGCCCAAGGAGCTTGAAAAAATCTCACTGATTTTTGAAAAGATCAGCAAGTCAGAGGACAGGACGGCACAGTGTGTAGGCTGGCACTCCTTAGAGGGCAGATGGGATCGCAAGGTCTGCCAGATGATTGAGGAGAACTCCCAGCAGGCGGTCTGCAATTGTAGCCCGAGCAAGGCGTTTACCTCTTTCTCGATTCTGATGGCACCCCACGTCTTGCAGAGCCCCATCCTGATTTACATCACGTACATAGGCCTGGGTGTTTCTATTTGCAGCTTGATCCTCTGCTTGTCCATCGAGGCCTTGGTCTGGGGCCAGGTGACGAAGACAGAGATCTCATACTTACGCCACGTGTGCATTGCTAACATTGCGACCACCTTACTGATGGCTGATGTGTGGTTCGTCGTGGCTTCCTTTCTCAGCGGTCCAACGAAGCACCACAGCGCATGCGTGGCAGCAACCTTTTTTGTTCACTTCTTTTacctttctgtgtttttctggATGCTCGCCAAGGCACTCCTCATCCTCTACGGAATCCTGATAGTCTTCCATACATTGCCCAAGTCCGTCCTGGTGGCAGCTCTCTTTGCAGTGGGCTACGGGGGCCCTTTGCTCATCGCTGCTATCACGGTCGCTGCCACTGAGCCTGGCAACGGTTATCTCCGGCCTGAGGCCTGTTGGCTCAACTGGGACATGACCAAGGCCCTTCTGGCTTTTGTGGTTCCGGCTCTGGCCATAGTGGTTGTCAACCTGGTCACAGTCACACTGGTGATTGTCAAGACCCGGCGAGCGGCCATGGGCAGTTCCATGTTCCAGGAAGTGAGGGCCATCGTGAGGATCAGTAAAAACATTGCCATCCTCACGCCACTGCTGGGACTGACCTGGGGATTCGGCATAGCCACGGTCCTCAATGACGGCTCGCTGGCGTGCCACATCATCTTCTCCCTGCTCAACGCCTTCCAG GGCTTCTTCATCCTGGTGTTTGGAACAATCCTGGATCCGAAG ATAAGAGATGCCTTAAAGGATCGAATAAACTCTGCACAGTGGATCTCCAGGATATCAGAG AACGTCTCTTCTGATTTCTCTCGTCACCCCACCAAAGTGCCACGCTAG
- the ADGRF2 gene encoding adhesion G-protein coupled receptor F2 isoform X2, producing MTQMLLLLLYGFVFLLATESCRTLCQAANKSKEQVSTRPHGECHGTCVDNSYCSQPCPPDTPGDMGFLCRQKKWRKVTDTCRTLTAFNIFEADLNSVQTFGGSKISEYTNKPETITDLLMEKCPQDLSCVIRNIQKSPRIPGNIAVIVQLLHNISTVPMTDVDEAKMQSYSIIANHILNSKSISNWTFIPERNSSCVLLHSINSFARKLFVNKHPIDIADTFIHTVGTILSRDNAGKNFTFSMRVNDTSDMVTGKVLISREELQEVPSPSQAVSIAFPTLGAILEASVLESITVNGLVLSVILPKELEKISLIFEKISKSEDRTAQCVGWHSLEGRWDRKVCQMIEENSQQAVCNCSPSKAFTSFSILMAPHVLQSPILIYITYIGLGVSICSLILCLSIEALVWGQVTKTEISYLRHVCIANIATTLLMADVWFVVASFLSGPTKHHSACVAATFFVHFFYLSVFFWMLAKALLILYGILIVFHTLPKSVLVAALFAVGYGGPLLIAAITVAATEPGNGYLRPEACWLNWDMTKALLAFVVPALAIVVVNLVTVTLVIVKTRRAAMGSSMFQEVRAIVRISKNIAILTPLLGLTWGFGIATVLNDGSLACHIIFSLLNAFQGFFILVFGTILDPKIRDALKDRINSAQWISRISENVSSDFSRHPTKVPR from the exons ATGACTCAGATGCTTTTGCTCTTGCTGTACGGCTTCGTGTTTCTTTTGGCCACAGAGTCCTGCAGGACGTTATGCCAG GCTGCCAACAAGAGCAAGGAGCAGGTGTCTACCAGGCCACACG GTGAATGCCATGGCACTTGTGTGGACAATTCCTACTGCAGCCAACCTTGCCCTCCAGACACTCCCGGGGATATGGGGTTTTTATGCAGGCAAAAGAAATGGCGCAAAGTCACTGACACCTGCCGTACTCTCACTGCCTTCAACATCTTCGAG GCAGATTTAAATTCGGTTCAAACATTTGGAGGATCAAAAATAAGCGAATATACCAACAAGCCTGAGACTATTACAGATTTGTTAATGGAAAAGTGTCCGCAGGATCTGTCCTGCGTGATTAGGAACATTCAGAAGTCTCCCCGGATTCCGGGAAACATTGCTGTGATTGTGCAACTCTTACACAACATCTCCACTGTGCCAATGACGGATGTTGATGAGGCAAAGATGCAG AGTTACAGCATCATAGCCAACCACATTCTAAATAGCAAAAGCATCTCAAACTGGACCTTCATCCCCGAAAGAAACAGCAGCTGTGTCCTGCTACATTCAATCAATTCCTTCGCAAGAAAGCTATTTGTCAATAAGCATCCCATTGACATAGCAGATACTTTCATTCACACGGTGGGCACCATCCTCTCTAGAGACAATGCCGGAAAGAATTTCACCTTTTCAATGAGAGTTAACGACACCAGCGACATGGTCACGGGGAAGGTGTTGATCAGTAGAGAGGAACTTCAGGAGGTGCCTTCTCCTTCTCAGGCCGTCAGCATCGCATTTCCAACTCTGGGGGCCATCTTAGAAGCCAGTGTTTTGGAAAGCATCACCGTGAATGGGCTTGTCCTGTCTGTCATTCTGCCCAAGGAGCTTGAAAAAATCTCACTGATTTTTGAAAAGATCAGCAAGTCAGAGGACAGGACGGCACAGTGTGTAGGCTGGCACTCCTTAGAGGGCAGATGGGATCGCAAGGTCTGCCAGATGATTGAGGAGAACTCCCAGCAGGCGGTCTGCAATTGTAGCCCGAGCAAGGCGTTTACCTCTTTCTCGATTCTGATGGCACCCCACGTCTTGCAGAGCCCCATCCTGATTTACATCACGTACATAGGCCTGGGTGTTTCTATTTGCAGCTTGATCCTCTGCTTGTCCATCGAGGCCTTGGTCTGGGGCCAGGTGACGAAGACAGAGATCTCATACTTACGCCACGTGTGCATTGCTAACATTGCGACCACCTTACTGATGGCTGATGTGTGGTTCGTCGTGGCTTCCTTTCTCAGCGGTCCAACGAAGCACCACAGCGCATGCGTGGCAGCAACCTTTTTTGTTCACTTCTTTTacctttctgtgtttttctggATGCTCGCCAAGGCACTCCTCATCCTCTACGGAATCCTGATAGTCTTCCATACATTGCCCAAGTCCGTCCTGGTGGCAGCTCTCTTTGCAGTGGGCTACGGGGGCCCTTTGCTCATCGCTGCTATCACGGTCGCTGCCACTGAGCCTGGCAACGGTTATCTCCGGCCTGAGGCCTGTTGGCTCAACTGGGACATGACCAAGGCCCTTCTGGCTTTTGTGGTTCCGGCTCTGGCCATAGTGGTTGTCAACCTGGTCACAGTCACACTGGTGATTGTCAAGACCCGGCGAGCGGCCATGGGCAGTTCCATGTTCCAGGAAGTGAGGGCCATCGTGAGGATCAGTAAAAACATTGCCATCCTCACGCCACTGCTGGGACTGACCTGGGGATTCGGCATAGCCACGGTCCTCAATGACGGCTCGCTGGCGTGCCACATCATCTTCTCCCTGCTCAACGCCTTCCAG GGCTTCTTCATCCTGGTGTTTGGAACAATCCTGGATCCGAAG ATAAGAGATGCCTTAAAGGATCGAATAAACTCTGCACAGTGGATCTCCAGGATATCAGAG AACGTCTCTTCTGATTTCTCTCGTCACCCCACCAAAGTGCCACGCTAG